In a genomic window of Acidimicrobiales bacterium:
- a CDS encoding TetR/AcrR family transcriptional regulator, whose protein sequence is MPYHHGNVRSKVLTAAVEAITERGATGVSFRDLARRVGVTHGAVSHHFGDKTGLFTALAAGGFDLLRGELELAWSTSGRFEKVGIAYVRFATRWPAHFEVMFRPELHHVDDPALVEAKAGAGRVLFESAQQVLDAADGDQLRAGIAAWAYVHGIAILWRDGNLPPPWERDPVGLAMDIVPFLFQASAQTPPPHDKG, encoded by the coding sequence GTGCCGTACCACCACGGGAACGTGCGATCCAAGGTGCTCACCGCCGCCGTCGAAGCCATCACCGAACGGGGGGCGACCGGGGTGAGCTTTCGCGACCTGGCCCGCCGCGTGGGGGTGACCCACGGTGCCGTCTCCCACCACTTCGGCGACAAGACCGGCCTGTTCACGGCGCTGGCGGCGGGCGGGTTCGACCTGCTGCGAGGGGAGCTCGAACTGGCGTGGAGCACATCCGGGCGGTTCGAGAAGGTGGGGATCGCCTACGTGCGCTTCGCCACCCGCTGGCCGGCCCATTTCGAGGTGATGTTCCGGCCCGAGCTGCACCACGTCGACGACCCTGCGTTGGTCGAGGCCAAGGCGGGCGCCGGGCGGGTGCTGTTCGAGTCGGCCCAGCAGGTGCTCGATGCGGCGGATGGCGACCAGCTCCGGGCCGGCATCGCGGCATGGGCGTATGTGCACGGCATCGCCATCCTGTGGCGCGACGGCAACCTCCCGCCGCCGTGGGAGCGCGACCCCGTGGGGCTGGCCATGGACATCGTGCCGTTTCTCTTCCAGGCGTCGGCGCAGACGCCACCCCCGCACGACAAGGGCTGA
- a CDS encoding carotenoid oxygenase family protein — MTASPFLLDNFAPVPDEAGVSALPVEGVLPAALDGLYVRTGPNPLGAPPEPYHWFTGTGMVHGVRLRGGRAEWYRNRWVRTDPVADTLGEPRRPGPAQPLYDISNTNVVPFAGRLLSLTEGCYPYVLTDDLDTTARWAVDGTLPHGLTAHPKVDPVTGDLHGFAYWWDQPYLLYHMIDPAGRVTVSEPIELPAPVSMHDFAITERFVVFFDQPAVFDLEALAITGFPFAWKPDNGARIGLLPRDGSGPIEWYDTDLCYCFHPLNAYDEADGSVVVDVPRMPSVFTTPSPLGADLRLERWVVDRTAGKVGSDVVDDTPQEFCRVDARVLGRRHRFGYTIGSAGERPYDDTRVVKHDFVAGARHVHDFGTGRHPGEFLFVPDPDRAADEDGGWLLGFVHDGATTLSVLDAQDVEGPPVAEVRIPRRVPYGFHGAWSGS, encoded by the coding sequence GTGACGGCAAGCCCCTTCCTGCTCGACAACTTCGCTCCCGTCCCCGACGAGGCCGGCGTCTCGGCGCTGCCCGTCGAGGGCGTGCTGCCGGCCGCCCTCGACGGGCTCTACGTCCGCACCGGCCCCAACCCGCTGGGCGCGCCGCCCGAGCCCTACCACTGGTTCACAGGCACCGGCATGGTGCACGGCGTGCGCCTGCGCGGCGGACGGGCCGAGTGGTACCGCAATCGCTGGGTACGCACCGACCCGGTGGCCGACACCCTCGGCGAACCGCGCCGCCCGGGACCGGCACAGCCGCTCTACGACATCTCCAACACCAACGTCGTGCCCTTCGCCGGTCGTCTGCTGTCGCTCACCGAGGGCTGCTACCCCTACGTGCTCACCGACGACCTCGACACCACGGCCCGGTGGGCCGTCGACGGCACCCTGCCTCACGGCCTCACCGCCCACCCCAAGGTCGACCCGGTGACCGGCGACCTGCACGGGTTCGCCTACTGGTGGGACCAGCCGTACCTGCTCTACCACATGATCGACCCCGCGGGCCGGGTGACGGTGAGCGAGCCGATCGAGCTGCCGGCGCCCGTGTCGATGCACGACTTCGCCATCACCGAACGCTTCGTCGTGTTCTTCGACCAGCCCGCGGTGTTCGACCTCGAAGCGCTGGCCATCACCGGCTTCCCCTTCGCCTGGAAGCCCGACAACGGCGCCCGCATCGGCCTCCTCCCTCGCGACGGCAGCGGGCCGATCGAGTGGTACGACACCGACCTCTGTTACTGCTTCCACCCGCTCAACGCCTACGACGAGGCCGACGGATCGGTGGTGGTCGACGTGCCCCGCATGCCGAGCGTGTTCACCACGCCCTCGCCGCTCGGCGCTGACCTGCGGTTGGAGCGCTGGGTGGTCGACCGCACCGCAGGCAAGGTCGGCTCCGACGTCGTCGACGACACGCCCCAGGAGTTCTGCCGGGTCGACGCCCGCGTGCTGGGGCGCCGCCACCGCTTCGGCTACACCATCGGCTCGGCGGGCGAACGGCCCTACGACGACACCCGGGTCGTCAAGCACGACTTCGTCGCCGGAGCGCGCCACGTCCACGATTTCGGGACGGGCCGCCATCCAGGCGAGTTCCTCTTCGTGCCCGATCCCGACCGAGCGGCAGACGAAGACGGCGGCTGGCTACTGGGCTTCGTACACGACGGCGCCACCACGCTCAGTGTTCTCGACGCCCAAGACGTCGAGGGACCGCCGGTGGCCGAGGTGCGCATCCCCCGCCGCGTGCCCTACGGCTTCCACGGCGCCTGGTCAGGCAGCTAA
- a CDS encoding GNAT family N-acetyltransferase: MAVRNNVERSRYELYVDDDLVGIADYRIDGDLVVFPHTEVRHDMQGRGFGAQLVQAALDDVRTEGRRVVPRCWYVAEFVENHPEYTDLLAA, from the coding sequence ATGGCCGTCCGCAACAACGTCGAGCGCAGCCGGTACGAGCTCTACGTCGACGACGACCTCGTGGGCATCGCCGACTACCGCATCGACGGCGACCTGGTCGTCTTCCCGCACACCGAGGTGCGGCACGACATGCAGGGTCGTGGCTTCGGTGCGCAACTGGTGCAGGCCGCTCTCGACGACGTGCGCACAGAGGGTCGCCGGGTGGTGCCCCGCTGTTGGTACGTGGCCGAGTTCGTCGAGAACCATCCCGAGTACACCGACCTGTTAGCTGCCTGA